Proteins encoded by one window of Yamadazyma tenuis chromosome 2, complete sequence:
- the PBY1 gene encoding putative tubulin--tyrosine ligase pby1 (EggNog:ENOG503P009; COG:O) — MHVLLVNDDGPLDDKTCPYIKYMVDEIQRSTDWKLSICVPNQQRSWIGKAHFAGKPLKRTYLYTKNSTEEFNEKINEYEGPFDSKQSLSGYQEWNLIDSTPAACTDIGLNHIFEDIDLVISGPNFGKNSSNLYILASGTVGSAMEAVLHNKKSIAVSYSYSSTNHTFDEIKTASVLAVKLIQKLYNNWNDGVELYTMNVPLNQGLSLQNTKCYFAPIMDNKWGHSIYEAVSEDSFVWNPNFKKVYKDGLRDFSHSDNRILLNNNISVTPLKAKFQQLEPLFGEISLSDKEDEPLEEYLLLDINPSSYLYESFRKAFEGIGYHITSDKGILKSLPGIKVFHYAEYEDLDLDLIEAFPQNYYICSNIYRKGLIRKNYLSNMIHQYSVKNPKSILASSYPVTYQFELDYAEFLDDALDESYELREEVNSNNKYWILKPSMSDKGQGIRLFKTIDQLQEIFNSFEEGEDSDVEEEDDDNNGIITSQLRQFIVQEYQQNPLLLPEYDNKKFHFRVYVVANGDLQVFVYRGILALFATQPFVLQDDDTGEVPMGGHLTNTCLQNETPIVESFWNMKGIDKFDKEIIYNRICQIVGEVFKAATSIDKINFQPLGNATEFYGVDFIIDNNMQLKLLEVNAYPDFKQTGEALHSIIHDLLEATVHEVIAPSMSGTARVPQDSVLTEVYYQSRS, encoded by the coding sequence ATGCACGTTTTATTGGTGAACGATGATGGTCCTTTGGATGACAAGACCTGTCCTTACATAAAGTACATGGTCGACGAGATACAACGGTCTACTGACTGGAAGTTGTCTATTTGTGTTCCAAATCAGCAAAGATCCTGGATCGGAAAAGCTCATTTTGCGGGAAAGCCTTTGAAGAGAACATATTTATacaccaaaaactccaCTGAAGAGTTCAACGAGAAGATCAACGAATATGAAGGGCCCTTTGATTCCAAACAACTGTTATCTGGGTATCAGGAATGGAACTTGATCGATTCTACTCCTGCTGCTTGTACTGATATTGGATTGAACCATATATTTGAGGACATagatttggtgatatctgGCCCCAATTTTGGAAAGAACTCCAGTAATTTATACATATTGGCTAGTGGAACTGTAGGAAGTGCCATGGAAGCTGTTTTACACAATAAGAAATCTATTGCAGTGAGCTACTCGTACAGTTCTACTAACCACACTTTTGATGAGATCAAAACTGCCAGTGTACTTGCAGTTAAATTAATTCAAAAATTGTACAATAACTGGAATGATGGTGTGGAATTGTACACGATGAATGTTCCATTAAATCAGGGTTTATCCTTGCAAAACACCAAGTGTTATTTTGCACCTATCATGGATAACAAGTGGGGTCACTCCATATATGAGGCTGTTAGTGAAGACAGCTTTGTGTGGAAcccaaacttcaagaaggtttATAAAGATGGATTAAGAGATTTCTCTCACAGTGATAATAGGATCTTGCTCAATAATAACATCAGTGTTACCCCATTGAAGGCTaagtttcaacaacttgagcCTTTATTTGGAGAAATAAGCTTGTCtgacaaagaagatgagcCTCTTGAAGAGTATCTTTTACTTGATATAAACCCTAGCTCTTACCTTTACGAATCCTTCAGGAAAGCGTTTGAGGGCATTGGATATCACATAACTAGTGACAAAGGCATCTTAAAGAGCTTGCCCGGAATTAAAGTGTTTCATTATGCTGAGTATGAGGATTTGGATCTCGACTTGATAGAAGCGTTTCCCCAGAATTATTATATTTGTTCCAATATTTACAGAAAAGGTCTCATCAGAAAGAACTATTTGTCCAACATGATTCACCAGTACTCGGTCAAGAACCCTAAATCCATTTTGGCTTCCAGTTATCCGGTTACATACCAGTTTGAGCTTGATTATGCTGAATTCTTGGACGATGCTTTGGATGAGAGTTATGAATTGAGAGAAGAGGTtaattccaacaacaaatacTGGATTTTGAAGCCAAGTATGAGCGATAAGGGCCAGGGTATACGTCTTTTCAAAACTATTGACCAGCTTCAGGAAATATTCAATCtgtttgaagaaggtgaagataGTGAtgtagaagaagaagatgatgacaataATGGAATCATCACTTCCCAGCTCAGGCAGTTTATTGTCCAAGAGTACCAACAGAATCCTTTGCTTCTCCCAGAGTAtgacaacaagaagtttcaTTTCCGTGTATATGTAGTTGCAAATGGAGACTTGCAAGTATTTGTGTACAGAGGAATTCTTGCGCTTTTTGCCACTCAGCCTTttgtacttcaagatgatgacaCAGGCGAGGTTCCTATGGGTGGCCATTTAACCAACACCTGTCTTCAGAACGAAACACCAATCGTCGAAAGCTTCTGGAATATGAAAGGAATTGACAAATTTGATAAAGAGATAATTTACAACCGAATTTGCCAGATAGTGGGTGAGGTATTCAAAGCAGCAACCAGTATCGATAAAATCAACTTTCAGCCGTTAGGAAATGCCACTGAGTTCTATGGCGTGGACTTCATCATTGACAATAACATGcaattgaagcttttggaagTCAATGCTTATCCTGACTTCAAGCAAACTGGAGAGGCACTCCATTCGATAATTCATGATCTTTTAGAGGCCACTGTGCACGAGGTGATAGCACCTAGTATGAGTGGTACTGCACGAGTACCACAGGATTCGGTACTTACCGAAGTATACTACCAAAGTAGATCTTGA
- the TIM12 gene encoding TIM22 complex subunit (COG:U; EggNog:ENOG503P5RV), with product MSLFLGGQAQFQNVDPEKIKLADIQFDAQNLMFKKLLSKCNTKCIAREYGEADLNTGEQSCVDRCAEKFFKTNRLMGETLQYNRQFNIQKMPDYQKVQSMLHQPKN from the coding sequence ATGTCGTTGTTCTTGGGAGGACAAGCTCAGTTCCAGAATGTGGATCCAGAGAAGATCAAACTTGCAGATATTCAATTCGACGCCCAGAATTTGATGTTCAAAAAGCTCTTGCTGAAGTGTAATACAAAGTGTATAGCACGAGAATATGGTGAAGCCGATTTGAATACCGGTGAACAAAGTTGTGTTGATAGATGCGCAGagaagtttttcaagaccAACCGGTTGATGGGAGAAACCCTACAATATAACCGGCAATTCAATATCCAGAAAATGCCGGATTACCAGAAGGTGCAACTGATGCTCCACCAACCAAAGAACTAA
- the FBA1 gene encoding Fructose-bisphosphate aldolase 1 (BUSCO:EOG092635YY; COG:G; EggNog:ENOG503NVQC), protein MSVLDVLKTKSGVIYGDDVRQLFLYAQKKGFAIPAINVTSSSTVVAALEAARDSKSPIILQTSQGGAAYFAGKGVDNKDQFASIQGSIAAAHYIRAIAPAYGIPVVLHTDHCAKKLLPWFDGMLKADEEFFAEHGTPLFSSHMLDLSEEADEENIGTCAKYFEKMAKLGQWLEMEIGITGGEEDGVNNEHVQKESLYTLPETVYKVYEALSPISDNFSIAAAFGNVHGVYKPGNVQLKPSILGDHQAYAKKQIGTDNDKPLFLVFHGGSGSTQEEFDTAISSGVVKVNLDTDCQYAYLKGIRDYVLNKKDYLLSQVGNPDGEDKPNKKYFDPRVWVREGEKTMSERITEALAIFHTKNQI, encoded by the coding sequence ATGTCAGTTTTAGATGTTTTAAAGACCAAATCCGGTGTCATCTACGGAGATGACGTTCGtcaattgtttttgtaCGCCCAAAAGAAGGGTTTTGCTATTCCAGCCATTAACGtcacttcttcttccaccgTTGTTGCGGCTTTGGAAGCTGCCAGAGACAGCAAGTCCCCAATCATCTTGCAAACCTCCCAGGGTGGTGCCGCCTACTTTGCCGGTAAGGGTGTGGACAACAAGGACCAATTTGCTTCGATCCAAGGTTCTATTGCCGCTGCTCACTATATCAGAGCTATTGCTCCTGCCTACGGAATCCCCGTGGTGTTGCATACTGACCATTGTGCTAAGAAGTTGTTGCCATGGTTCGACGGAATGTTGAAGgctgatgaagaattctTTGCTGAACACGGTACTCCTTTGTTCTCTTCTCACATGTTGGATTTGTCCGAGGAAgctgatgaagaaaacatTGGTACTTGTGCCAAgtactttgaaaaaatgGCCAAGTTGGGTCAATGGTTAGAAATGGAAATCGGTAtcactggtggtgaagaagacgGTGTTAACAATGAACATGTTCAAAAGGAATCCTTGTACACCTTGCCAGAAACCGTGTACAAGGTTTACGAAGCCTTGTCCCCAATTTCTGATAACTTCTCCATTGCTGCTGCTTTCGGTAACGTGCACGGTGTTTACAAGCCAGGTAACGTGCAGTTGAAACCATCCATTTTGGGTGATCACCAGGCCTACGCTAAAAAGCAAATCGGTACTGACAATGACAAGCCATTGTTCTTGGTTTTCCACGGTGGATCTGGTTCTACCCAAGAAGAGTTCGATACTGCTATCTCCAGTGGGGTTGTTAAGGTCAACTTGGATACTGACTGCCAATACGCATACTTGAAGGGTATTAGAGACTATgttttgaacaagaaggaCTACTTATTGTCTCAAGTCGGAAACCCAGACGGTGAAGACAAGCCAAACAAGAAGTACTTTGACCCAAGAGTCTGGGTCAGAGAAGGTGAAAAGACCATGAGTGAAAGAATCACTGAAGCCTTGGCTATTTTCCACACCAAGAACCAAATCTAA
- the naa30 gene encoding N-alpha-acetyltransferase 30 (EggNog:ENOG503P3XV; COG:S; BUSCO:EOG092645LS) — MDSSGSFKDTDDYGLVATVGNLRYQRFNPASQNQFRIISNLIADHLSEPYSIYVYWYFLNTWPQYCYITKDSADTVVGVIISKINLHRNVRTRGYIGMLVIDPIYRKKGIAKKLVQLTIDAMIEADHVDEISLETEVINKGALRLYESLGFMRVKRLYKYYLSTHDAFRLILPVSDRAFKRIAFLDQLPEPVST, encoded by the coding sequence ATGGACTCTTCCGGCCTGTTCAAAGACACTGATGACTACGGTTTAGTGGCCACCGTCGGCAACCTTCGTTACCAGCGGTTCAATCCCGCCTCCCAAAACCAGTTCCGCATCATCCTGAACCTCATTGCTGACCATCTCAGTGAGCCCTACTCCATCTACGTCTACTGGTATTTTCTAAATACCTGGCCCCAATACTGCTATATCACCAAGGATCTGGCCGACACCGTCGTCGGCGTgatcatctccaaaatcaacctcCACCGGAACGTCCGGACCCGGGGCTACATTGGAATGTTGGTGATTGATCCCATATACCGCAAGAAGGGTATCGCCAAAAAATTGGTGCAGTTGACTATAGACGCCATGATCGAGGCCGATCACGTGGACGAGATCAGCTTGGAGACCGAGGTCATCAACAAGGGTGCTCTCCGGCTCTATGAAAGCTTAGGGTTCATGCGGGTGAAACGGTTGTATAAATACTACTTGAGCACCCACGATGCGTTTCGTCTAATTCTCCCGGTGAGCGACCGGGCCTTCAAGCGCATCGCCTTCCTCGACCAGTTACCGGAGCCCGTCAGCACGTGA
- the POL30 gene encoding proliferating cell nuclear antigen (EggNog:ENOG503NXFV; COG:L), protein MLEGKFDEASLLKKIVDSIKDSVKMCNINCTEHGLTVQAVDDSRVLLVSLLVGQSAFTEYRCDRDITLGIELDSFGKILRCGNNEDYLTLLAEDKPDSVMAIFEDKKKERVSEYSLKLMDIDSEFLNIDDMDYDAVITMPSTEFGKTVKDLKNLSESLNIVVTKDSVKLSSEGESGSGSVVLKPYSDIDHPEETISINLDNPVDLTFGLKYLGDIIKATSLSSSITIKLADKTPALFEYKLDAGGYLRFYLAPKFDEDE, encoded by the coding sequence ATGTTAGAAGGCAAATTTGACGAAGCTTCgttattgaaaaagatCGTGGACTCCATCAAAGACAGTGTCAAGATGTGCAACATCAATTGTACTGAGCACGGGTTGACTGTGCAAGCAGTGGATGACTCCAGAGTGTTGTTGGTATCATTATTGGTGGGACAAAGTGCCTTCACTGAATACAGATGTGACAGAGACATCACGTTGGGAATCGAATTAGACAGTTTCGGAAAGATCTTGAGATGTGGAAACAACGAAGACTACTTAACTTTGTTGGCTGAAGACAAGCCTGACAGTGTCATGGCTATTTTCGAAgataagaagaaggaaagaGTCAGCGAATAttcgttgaagttgatggaTATTGATAGtgaattcttgaacattGACGACATGGACTATGATGCGGTCATAACAATGCCATCCACTGAATTCGGTAAGACCGtaaaggatttgaagaacttgagtGAATCGTTGAACATCGTTGTCACCAAAGATTCCGTCAAATTGTCGAGTGAAGGTGAAAGTGGCAGTGGTTCTGTTGTGTTGAAGCCATATAGTGACATCGACCACCCTGAAGAAACTATCAGtatcaacttggataacCCAGTTGATTTGACGTTTGGATTGAAGTACTTGGGGGATATTATTAAGGCCACTAGtttgtcttcttccatcaccatcaagttggccgACAAAACTCCTGCTTTGTTTGAATACAAGTTAGACGCTGGTGGATACTTGAGATTCTACTTGGCTCCTAAGtttgacgaagatgagTAG
- the RXT2 gene encoding histone deacetylase complex subunit Rxt2 (COG:S; EggNog:ENOG503NW2B): MLDEKSIAVITRFKQALANDTIPVAADSHILDSNRGQKLVDEIENDDHLRTKVVEFNGTNYLVSSNRKISSSTRRNKRRWQEYYESTDEFKKAKSQSQAESSDVDDGDEASHEDNEIDDNDEGSETGGGDDDRDYDEDLNPLHDFNVTEILSPLSHPSEIISHPVLSGTFKSEALSKLATELIEVIESEQNTLNWFNKLLQVLNGEDWYYLLEENLGLPKYDHGLVNDEEPENPDKKPSPSQNGAPEPEGEVKKEDENGIPKRITRKSNAEVDDVSDPFFMLPDTLKKYEMHQARVVEEPEPGKESELEHVQEDLINHLQVSIQRQQEHIKNLMKLRENIVRADRLKTSLWKWGKEMYDKKSS; the protein is encoded by the coding sequence ATGTTGGATGAAAAAAGTATTGCAGTGATCACTCGGTTCAAGCAGGCACTTGCCAACGACACCATCCCAGTGGCGGCAGATTCACACATCTTGGACTCGAACCGGGGCCAGAAATTGGTCGAcgaaattgaaaatgacgATCACTTGAGAACCAAGGTGGTAGAATTCAACGGTACCAATTATTTGGTATCAAGCAATAGAAAAATCAGTAGCTCAACTCGTCGTAACAAGAGAAGATGGCAAGAGTACTACGAATCCACGGACGAGTTCAAAAAAGCCAAACTGCAACTGCAGGCCGAGTCTagtgatgttgatgatggcGATGAAGCCAGCCACGAAGATAACGAAATTGATGACAATGACGAAGGCTCCGAAACTGGCGGCGGAGATGATGACCGTGACTACGATGAGGACCTCAATCCGCTACATGATTTCAATGTGACTGAAATATTGCTGCCGCTATCACATCCCTCTGAAATCATCTCCCACCCTGTGTTACTGGGGACGTTTAAGCTGGAAGCCTTGAGTAAATTGGCCACCGAGTTGATCGAGGTGATAGAAAGCGAGCAGAACACATTGAACtggttcaacaagttgttaCAGGTGTTGAACGGGGAAGACTGGTACTACTTATTGGAGGAGAATTTGGGGTTGCCCAAGTACGACCATGGATTGGTCAACGATGAAGAACCGGAAAACCCTGATAAAAAGCCCAGTCCTCTGCAAAACGGAGCTCCAGAACCTGAGGGTGAGGTGAAGAAAGAGGACGAAAATGGGATCCCCAAGAGAATCACCAGAAAGTCCAATgctgaagttgatgatgtttcAGACCCATTTTTCATGTTGCCAGacaccttgaagaagtatgAGATGCACCAGGCTCGGGTGGTGGAAGAGCCTGAACCTGGTAAGGAATCCGAGTTGGAGCACGTGCaagaagacttgatcaaccatTTGCAAGTTAGCATTCAGAGACAGCAGGAGCATattaagaacttgatgaagttgagaGAGAACATTGTGCGGGCAGATAGATTGAAGACCAGCTTATGGAAATGGGGCAAGGAGATGTACGACAAGAAAAGCAGTTGA
- the ATG11 gene encoding oligomeric, coiled-coil, peripheral membrane protein (EggNog:ENOG503NU5H; COG:U) gives MSFLMIYNCHSGEVLKTPKPLRYHTVNDFKQFIYESLTNYLIEDVENIFLLTSFGIKLNFGIINEINEVYVFDKRMFNNAESLVTDYFESSLGNFNNLMLEYKQLRDESVLPDVHNSNIKTMTSNLKRFQSWSQTFLNHCLKVNDLIKNHYMKQLNNIFKSLNVIFQFINNFVNDIEKSFNGYYNFIKLLNYKSLHKTWAQYYTNIKKFPSVKFKSSNEYINLVNLLDYDRLVSSSKFIGEKLPIILTKFNDMIASLNDINKEKVSIDRSIETERNESIKKFRVNIAEGLVKEFKNKVNEISRSLESFDSSNDSIAQIYSSTQKGHKELLHMALKINDSLNTVLNFKLSLLNSSFKIFNKISNLQIEVVNIKNDLKVLSQPSPSAEVLSNRTITQIKGAEDYLSLTIDLPLLFGFVLIEKRRQFEWYDFYSKGIINNATEQLVTIIDHEKIFQKLWLKKFGSFLSLLDKGNVILKPALPNLDITLIHNQSQQSIFLMVKDITIERDDLLEYLKLTEVFVQKHYPESNNKFSEHLNKTFKDLVKSTNNMKSVTKLISSISSFTSPKEDLSNSKLKRIIENDEEFNENLIKGLKTRIRKLEDLLHQQQFKNLANWPVTRGYSSPKGGPSSPFPTSPPPQRTQSLGSVSKGSNQSPNLNIQSSNALSPITSGNKTNPTSLLRKDSLSAPLDASITIDKHLDNLRLRKENKELSEDNQRLTNDNVSKSLEIERLLNEIENLKAEKGASLEEIKKLEVQHTSEVDKIKEINNTQISSMTKEINELKEQLTHTRSIINEYKLINESKDREINSFDSKLDSKLQKIKDLMHIKDDLISNMTAKELEYVKSSNNYEQEIKDLKIKVEEISEDYENLIELTEQQSDFGIIHELNEIIKHLIIDVKNSLELNYEFFYEFCLVLESIGLLLLKEYNQETHQEEYKITRVKGLRSKKSEDPNTTNGDISIVSIENKPSSKVVDEINSLMRWVQEIKLDKGWLDGHSNDDVKSLSTNADENNEMYEEKEVSAQLIGYYNQYFKPNHEHSSDFERFIETVSFNSGGSEKFFLSAIAKRFRDVEGFAKKLTKENKLKLQELNKLAKSSSSKISMNNFAVGDLALFLPTRIESLNEVKLTYQPWAAFNIGAPHFFLNNLNKSNDNLNNKEWLVAKIINIKEFKVDETNINDEQGNPYKLSLGINWYLIEAREEIIS, from the coding sequence ATGTCGTTTCTCATGATATACAATTGCCACAGCGGAGAAGTGCTAAAGACTCCCAAACCATTGAGATATCACACGGTAAATGACTTCAAGCAATTCATCTACGAGTCACTAACAAACTacttgattgaagatgtaGAGAACATCTTCCTCTTGACGTCGTTCGggatcaagttgaactttggCATCATCAACGAGATCAATGAAGTGTACGTGTTTGACAAGCGCATGTTCAATAACGCAGAGCTGCTTGTGACTGATTATTTTGAGCTGAGCTTAGGGAATtttaacaacttgatgCTTGAGTATAAGCAATTACGGGACGAGTCCGTGCTTCCAGACGTCCATAATCTGAACATAAAGACCATGACCTCGAACTTAAAACGGTTCCAAAGTTGGAGCCAAACGTTCTTGAATCACTGTTTGAAGGTgaatgacttgatcaaaaaccaTTACATGAAGCAGCTCaacaacatcttcaaaagcttgaaCGTGATTTTCCAGTTCATTAACAATTTTGTCAATGACATAGAAAAGAGCTTCAATGGCTACTATAACTTtatcaaattgttgaactACAAGAGTTTACATAAGACGTGGGCTCAGTACTATACTaacatcaagaaattcCCCAGCGTAAAATTCAAGCTGTCCAACGAGTAcatcaatttggtgaacCTTTTGGATTACGATAGGTTGGTATCAAGTTCCAAATTCATAGGCGAAAAATTGCCCATTATTTTGACTAAATTCAATGATATGATTGCAAGTTTGAATGATATAAACAAGGAAAAGGTGCTGATTGATAGGTCAATCGAGACGGAAAGGAACGAATCAATTAAGAAGTTTAGAGTCAATATAGCAGAAGGATTAGtcaaagaattcaaaaACAAGGTTAACGaaatttcaagaagtttggaGTCCTTTGACAGTTCCAATGACTCTATTGCACAGATATATTCGTCAACCCAGAAAGGTCACAAAGAACTTCTTCACATGGCATTAAAGATCAATGATAGCCTCAACACGGTATTAAACTTCAAATTAAGTTTACTCAATTCcagtttcaagatttttAACAAAATCTCAAACTTGCAAATTGAAGTGGTGAATATCAAGAATGACTTGAAAGTTCTTTCCCAGCCTTCTCCATCAGCAGAGGTATTATCCAATCGAACCATCACCCAAATAAAAGGAGCTGAAGACTACTTGTCTTTGACTATTGATCTCCCTCTCCTATTTGGATTTGTACTCATCGAAAAGAGAAGACAATTCGAGTGGTACGATTTCTACTCCAAGGGAATAATCAACAATGCCACAGAGCAACTAGTGACAATTATTGACCACGAGAAGATCTTCCAAAagttgtggttgaagaagtttggtAGTTTTTTGTCCCTATTAGACAAAGGCAATGTTATCTTGAAACCAGCCTTGCCAAACCTTGATATCACCCTAATCCATAATCAAAGTCAACAAAGCATCTTCTTAATGGTTAAAGATATCACCATTGAAAGAGATGATTTATTAGAGTATCTCAAGTTGACAGAAGTATTTGTACAAAAACATTACCCTGAAAGCAACAATAAGTTCAGTGAGCACTTGAATAAGACtttcaaggatttggtcaaatccaccaacaatATGAAACTGGTGACTAAACTAATATCCTCAATCTCAAGTTTCACTTCTCCGAAAGAAGATCTTTCCAACTCGAAATTAAAACGAATTATAGAAAATGATGAGGAGTTCAATGAAAATCTAATCAAGGGCTTAAAGACAAGAATCCGAAAGTTAGAAGACTTGCTTCACCAACAGCAGTTCAAGAATTTAGCCAATTGGCCGGTCACAAGAGGATACTCTTCTCCCAAGGGGGGGCCATCTAGCCCATTCCCTACATCACCACCTCCACAACGCACACAATCCCTAGGTTCTGTCTCTAAAGGCCTGAACCAAAGTCCAAATTTAAACATTCAACTGTCCAACGCTCTCAGTCCTATTACACTGGGTAATAAAACAAATCCGACTTCTTTGTTGAGAAAAGATTCGTTGTCAGCACCTTTGGATGCGTCTATAACTATTGACAAACACCTCGACAACTTGAGATTAAGAAAAGAGAACAAAGAGCTTTCGGAAGATAATCAAAGGTTAACAAATGACAATGTTAGCAAAAGTTTGGAGATCGAAAGGTTGTTGAACGAGATCGAAAACTTAAAGGCAGAGAAGGGTGCATCTTTAGAAGAAataaagaagttggaggtgCAGCATACCAGCGAGGTTGATAAAATAAAGGAAATTAACAATACCCAGATCTCTTCGAtgaccaaagaaatcaatgagCTCAAGGAGCAGCTTACCCACACTAGGTCTATAATCAATGAGTACAAGTTGATTAATGAATCCAAAGATCGTGAGATCAATTCATTTGATAGTAAGTTGGACCTGAAACTACAAAAgatcaaagatttgatgCACATCAAGGATGACCTTATATCTAATATGACTGCCAAGGAACTTGAGTACGTGAAGTCCTCAAACAATTATGAACAGGAAATCAAGGATTTAAAGATCAAAGTAGAAGAAATTTCAGAAGATTATGAAAACTTGATAGAGTTAACTGAACAGCAAAGCGATTTCGGCATAATTCATGAATTGAACGAAATTATCAAGCATTTGATAATTGATGTCAAAAACTCCCTTGAGCTCAATTATGAATTCTTTTACGAATTTTGCCTTGTGTTGGAATCAATTGGGCTCTTGCTTCTTAAAGAATACAATCAGGAAACACATCAGGAAGAATATAAAATCACCAGGGTTAAAGGCTTAAGGTCCAAGAAGTCTGAGGATCCCAATACCACCAACGGTGACATTTCCATTGTTTCCATAGAGAACAAGCCAAGTTCCAAGGTTGTGGATGAAATTAACTCTCTAATGAGATgggttcaagaaatcaaattAGATAAAGGATGGCTAGATGGCCATAgtaatgatgatgttaaATCCCTATCCACCAATGCGGACGAGAATAATGAGATGTACGAGGAGAAGGAGGTTTCTGCCCAACTAATTGGGTACTATAACCAGTATTTCAAGCCAAATCATGAGCACAGCAGTGATTTCGAAAGATTCATTGAAACCGTCTCATTCAACAGTGGAGGGCTGGAAAAGTTCTTTCTATCGgcaattgcaaaaagaTTCCGTGATGTTGAAGGTTTTGCAAAGAAGTTGACTAAAGAGAACAAACTTaagcttcaagaacttaacAAGCTAGCAAAGAGCCTGCTGAGTAAGATATCCATGAATAACTTCGCTGTGGGTGACTTGGCCCTATTTTTACCTACCCGAATCGAGAGCTTGAATGAGGTGAAATTGACTTATCAACCATGGGCTGCCTTCAACATAGGTGCACCTcactttttcttgaacaacttgaacaagagcAATGATAATCTTAATAATAAGGAGTGGTTGGTAGCgaaaatcatcaacatcaaggagttcaagGTTGACGAGACGAACATAAATGATGAGCAAGGTAACCCTTACAAGTTGAGTTTGGGAATTAACTGGTATTTGATTGAAGCCagagaagaaatcatcTCTTGA
- the PRS4 gene encoding ribose phosphate diphosphokinase subunit prs4 (EggNog:ENOG503NU9Y; COG:E,F) translates to MHPNQNSIKIISGNSHPQLAKLIAEKLRLPLAKIGAFQYTNKETAVSVGESVRDEDVYIIQTGSGESNINDFLMELLIIVNACRTASARRITAVIPCFPYARQDKKDKSRAPITAKLVANLLTTAGCNHVITMDLHASQIQGFFRIPVDNLYSEPIFLRYIKDNFDLKDVIIVSPDAGGAKRVAGIADKLDVNFALIHKERQKANEVSKMVLVGDVSDKVCLLIDDMADTCGTLCKAADVLMKNKAKKVIAMITHGIFSADALDKLNNSKLDKIVCTTSLPLQKKLSQCPKITCLDISSTLAEAVRRLHNGESVSYLFNNAIE, encoded by the coding sequence ATGCACCCGAACCAGAATTCTATCAAAATAATATCTGGAAACTCACACCCGCAGTTGGCCAAACTTATAGCAGAGAAGCTCCGGTTGCCCCTTGCCAAAATAGGAGCCTTCCAGTACACTAACAAAGAGACTGCCGTTTCCGTGGGTGAATCCGTGAGAGATGAAGATGTATATATAATCCAAACTGGTTCCGGAGAGAGCAACATAAatgacttcttgatggagttgTTAATAATAGTCAATGCCTGCCGTACTGCCAGTGCCAGAAGGATCACCGCTGTCATTCCCTGTTTTCCATACGCAAGACAAGACAAAAAGGACAAAAGTAGAGCTCCCATTACCGCTAAACTCGTGGCCAATCTATTAACTACTGCCGGATGCAATCATGTCATCACCATGGACTTGCATGCTTCCCAAATCCAGGGATTCTTCAGAATTCCAGTCGACAACTTGTACTCAGAGCCCATTTTCTTGAGATATATCAAAGACAACTTTGATTTAAAAGATGTGATAATAGTGTCGCCAGACGCAGGAGGAGCCAAGAGAGTGGCAGGAATTGCCGATAAGTTGGACGTGAATTTTGCATTGATCCACAAAGAACGTCAAAAAGCCAATGAAGTATCCAAAATGGTGTtagttggtgatgtctCGGATAAAGTGTGTTTGTTGATCGATGATATGGCTGATACTTGTGGAACCTTGTGTAAAGCAGCAGatgtgttgatgaaaaacaaggccaagaagGTGATTGCCATGATTACACATGGGATTTTCTCTGCCGATGCgttggataagttgaatAACTCCAAATTGGACAAAATAGTATGCACGACCTCATTACCGTTACAAAAAAAGTTAAGTCAGTGTCCCAAAATCACCTGTCTCGATATAAGCAGCACTTTGGCGGAAGCGGTGAGGAGATTACATAACGGTGAAAGTGTTTCgtacttgttcaataatGCCATTGAGTAA